The following coding sequences lie in one Chitinivibrionales bacterium genomic window:
- a CDS encoding glycosyltransferase family 2 protein, giving the protein MLTQTPSVGIVLLSLNRFSMTSKCVKSLLSVNYPKFSIVVVDNNSTDNSGEKLKETFPEITLLQSKINLGFCGGNNLGIKYCLAARFDYIMILNDDTEVEPDFLSILIQKGVSIPEKLHVITGKICCNQDRTMVWYAGGDLSLIHGIGKHRGHFKKDRQEYNNDCKVEYASGCLMLVKSEVFAAIGLLKESIFIYLDDTEFCIRLRKASIPIYYQAASRIYHKVQAGIGLANYTPFYLYYSSRNRVLITRNFGYRFYLLVYSWIISVIKIAILAILPFADKKLLKIGSIMRGIIDATLIFFGDKDRDSSH; this is encoded by the coding sequence ATGCTTACTCAAACCCCTTCTGTCGGAATTGTTCTCTTATCACTTAATCGTTTTTCTATGACTTCAAAATGCGTAAAATCTCTTCTATCGGTTAATTATCCCAAGTTCTCCATAGTCGTCGTTGATAATAATTCGACTGATAATTCGGGAGAAAAATTAAAAGAGACCTTTCCTGAAATTACCTTACTGCAAAGCAAGATTAACCTTGGTTTTTGCGGTGGCAACAATTTGGGCATTAAATATTGTTTGGCTGCTCGATTCGATTACATCATGATCCTCAATGATGATACCGAGGTTGAGCCAGATTTCCTATCAATTTTAATTCAAAAAGGGGTTTCAATACCAGAAAAACTCCACGTAATCACTGGAAAAATCTGTTGTAACCAAGATAGAACCATGGTATGGTATGCAGGTGGTGACCTGTCTCTTATACATGGGATAGGAAAACACCGGGGCCATTTTAAAAAGGACAGGCAGGAATATAACAATGATTGCAAGGTCGAATACGCTAGCGGCTGCCTGATGCTTGTTAAAAGTGAAGTTTTTGCGGCTATAGGTTTACTGAAAGAATCAATTTTTATTTACCTTGACGACACGGAGTTTTGCATCAGGCTCCGCAAGGCTTCCATCCCGATTTATTATCAGGCAGCTTCGCGAATTTATCATAAGGTCCAAGCAGGAATAGGACTGGCAAACTATACCCCCTTTTATTTGTATTATTCTTCGCGTAATCGCGTTCTTATAACAAGAAACTTCGGCTATAGATTTTATTTACTTGTATATTCTTGGATAATTTCCGTAATTAAAATTGCAATTCTTGCTATATTGCCATTTGCTGACAAGAAGCTATTAAAAATTGGGTCAATCATGCGAGGCATTATTGATGCGACGTTGATTTTCTTTGGGGATAAAGACCGTGATAGTTCGCATTAA